In Acidobacteriota bacterium, a genomic segment contains:
- the ftsA gene encoding cell division protein FtsA — protein MAIKKEKYLVGLDIGTHKVCTVIGEVNQMGEVEVIGVGITESQGLRRGVVVNLEAAVNTIRASVEEAELMAGFEIEAAFVGVAGAHIKGINSKGVIPVPAKDRVITRNDVNRVLEAASAISLPGDRKILHTIPQEYIVDGQEGILDPVGMCGTRLEANVHIVTALTTSIQNVANCVNRAGLAVEGTILEQIAASEAVLSPDEKELGVAIIDIGGGTTDLAIFRGGSICHSAVLPSAGDHFTRDIAVGIRTNIKEAERIKKEYGCAHPSLVKEDETFEVPGIGGRKPRVISRKSLVEIIQPRAEEIMNLVSLEIKRVGYHRSLNSGVVLTGGGALLPGILEVAEEVFQLPVRLGMPQGVSGLIDVVKSPIYSTAVGLILYGRKRREGGEVSPAPRLWDRVLSRLKGLFSEI, from the coding sequence ATGGCGATCAAAAAGGAGAAGTACTTAGTAGGGCTTGACATAGGCACTCATAAGGTATGCACCGTAATTGGCGAGGTCAACCAGATGGGCGAGGTGGAAGTGATTGGGGTGGGGATCACCGAATCTCAGGGACTTCGTCGGGGGGTGGTGGTGAACCTTGAGGCGGCGGTGAACACCATCAGGGCTTCGGTGGAGGAGGCGGAGCTTATGGCTGGCTTCGAGATAGAGGCGGCGTTTGTAGGAGTGGCTGGTGCCCATATCAAAGGGATAAACAGTAAAGGAGTGATCCCGGTTCCGGCTAAGGATCGGGTGATAACAAGGAACGATGTGAACCGGGTGCTTGAGGCAGCATCGGCTATATCGCTTCCCGGGGACAGGAAGATACTACATACCATCCCTCAGGAGTACATCGTGGACGGGCAGGAGGGGATACTTGACCCTGTTGGGATGTGCGGTACCAGGCTGGAGGCGAATGTCCACATCGTCACCGCCCTTACCACCTCGATCCAGAATGTGGCGAACTGCGTCAATCGGGCAGGGCTCGCTGTTGAGGGGACGATCCTCGAGCAGATCGCGGCGAGCGAGGCGGTATTAAGCCCCGATGAAAAGGAGCTCGGGGTAGCTATTATCGACATCGGTGGCGGTACCACCGATCTCGCCATCTTCCGTGGGGGAAGCATCTGTCATAGTGCGGTTCTCCCTTCGGCGGGGGATCATTTCACCCGGGATATAGCGGTTGGGATCAGAACCAATATCAAGGAGGCGGAGAGGATAAAGAAGGAGTACGGATGTGCTCATCCCTCATTGGTCAAGGAAGACGAGACATTCGAGGTTCCGGGGATCGGGGGGAGGAAACCGCGGGTGATCAGCCGGAAGTCATTGGTGGAGATAATCCAGCCCCGGGCTGAGGAGATAATGAACCTGGTCTCCCTGGAGATAAAGAGGGTCGGTTATCACCGCTCTCTAAATTCAGGGGTGGTCCTCACTGGTGGTGGGGCGCTCCTTCCGGGCATCCTCGAGGTCGCTGAGGAGGTGTTTCAGCTTCCGGTGCGCCTCGGGATGCCCCAGGGGGTATCGGGTTTAATAGATGTGGTGAAGAGCCCCATCTACTCTACCGCAGTGGGACTGATCCTTTATGGTAGGAAGCGCCGGGAAGGGGGTGAGGTTTCGCCTGCTCCCCGTCTTTGGGATCGGGTTCTTTCCCGGCTTAAAGGGCTTTTTTCGGAGATTTGA
- the ftsZ gene encoding cell division protein FtsZ: MKGDPATPKINFALEEKEGYEARIKVIGIGGGGGNAVNRMVSADMRGIEFIAVNTDLQALRASKAAVKLQIGAKLTKGLGTGGNPEIGKQSALEDTEKIIDMLEGADMVFITAGLGGGTGTGAAPVIASLAAELGALTVAVVTKPFSFEGRHRALQAERGLAELKESVDTVITIPNDKLLETVAKDTPLWDAFLIADEVLRQGVQGISDLITIPGLINLDFADVRTIMEGMGMALMGTGVASGENRAVEAARRAIKSPLLEDISIDGARGVLINVTGGRSITLHEVNEALNIIHQAADPEANIIFGAVINEKMEDEIKITVIATGFEQAAELGKKAETIDITRAYQGGGNPFFSGNPGSSGEMPPMSFGEESPGFGLRSKRDLETLDVPAFLRKRAKSK, translated from the coding sequence ATGAAAGGAGATCCCGCCACCCCGAAGATCAATTTCGCCCTCGAGGAAAAGGAGGGGTATGAGGCGAGGATAAAGGTCATCGGGATCGGCGGGGGAGGAGGAAACGCAGTAAACAGGATGGTCTCCGCGGATATGCGGGGAATCGAGTTCATTGCGGTAAATACCGATCTTCAAGCACTTCGTGCTTCCAAAGCGGCGGTGAAGCTCCAGATAGGGGCTAAGCTCACCAAGGGATTGGGCACCGGTGGCAACCCCGAGATCGGCAAGCAATCCGCCCTCGAGGATACGGAGAAGATCATCGATATGCTTGAGGGGGCGGATATGGTATTCATCACCGCTGGCTTGGGTGGAGGAACCGGTACCGGAGCAGCGCCGGTCATCGCCAGCTTGGCAGCTGAACTTGGCGCCCTCACCGTGGCGGTGGTTACCAAACCGTTCTCCTTTGAAGGGAGACATCGGGCATTACAAGCGGAGCGTGGGCTTGCCGAACTCAAGGAGAGCGTGGACACGGTCATTACCATTCCCAACGACAAGCTGTTAGAGACCGTTGCCAAGGACACCCCACTTTGGGACGCCTTTCTGATAGCGGATGAGGTTTTAAGACAAGGCGTTCAGGGGATATCCGACCTCATCACCATCCCTGGCCTCATCAACCTCGATTTCGCCGATGTGAGGACGATTATGGAGGGGATGGGGATGGCGCTTATGGGCACCGGGGTAGCCTCCGGTGAAAACAGAGCGGTAGAGGCGGCGAGAAGGGCGATAAAGAGTCCCCTCCTCGAGGATATATCCATCGATGGCGCCCGGGGGGTGTTGATAAATGTAACTGGAGGCAGAAGTATCACCCTCCATGAGGTGAACGAGGCGCTTAATATCATCCATCAGGCAGCGGATCCCGAGGCGAACATCATCTTCGGCGCAGTCATAAACGAGAAGATGGAGGATGAGATAAAGATCACCGTCATCGCCACTGGCTTCGAACAGGCAGCAGAACTGGGAAAAAAGGCGGAGACGATAGATATCACCAGGGCATACCAGGGAGGAGGTAATCCCTTTTTCTCAGGCAACCCGGGCTCCTCAGGGGAGATGCCCCCGATGAGTTTCGGCGAGGAAAGCCCTGGTTTTGGCCTCAGGAGCAAGCGCGATCTGGAAACGCTCGATGTCCCTGCTTTCCTTCGGAAGCGGGCAAAGAGCAAGTAG
- a CDS encoding GAF domain-containing protein, whose translation MYALTYREGGKNYTYPLKKKVTTLGRSGENDIVLHDVGISRFHAKIIIEGEKARIVDLMSRNGTKVNGTIISETELRDGDQIHLGRFPLNFLKLPTDKVVLSEERMLIEEGTIIKPLSELFPSFKEEAVTPVPKKAPPEEKKSAFFSILSQVAKALISLDSLEKILNAVMDLVFTYLPADRGFLMLYDEEGKRLIPKVTRHREGKKGEITISKTMADKVLKEKVAILTADAQTDSRFDKAASIRIHGIRSAMCVPLWNKDEVIGLIHIDSAMEKNVFTSDDLELLSSLANYAAVAIQRAQLTEKVKQEMKVRSKLERYHSPQVVNRIISSLEKTTHYELAATEREATILFSDIAGFSAFTEQMPPHEVALLLNRYFSLMTEVVFHYQGTLDKYIGDAIMAVFGAPFPQPDHAIRAAEVALEMQEKVKELNEKGDMEVELAIRIGINTGKVIAGDIGSPKRIDYTVLGTPVNIASRLEEEVAAPGEIVVGEETYKLIKDRFLLEPLGKKKLRGLKKPVESYRLIGKK comes from the coding sequence ATGTACGCTTTAACCTATCGGGAAGGGGGGAAGAATTATACCTACCCTCTGAAGAAGAAGGTAACGACTCTCGGTCGCTCTGGGGAAAACGACATCGTGCTCCACGATGTGGGGATATCCCGATTCCACGCCAAGATCATTATAGAAGGGGAGAAAGCGCGGATAGTGGACCTGATGAGTAGAAACGGCACCAAGGTGAACGGGACGATCATATCCGAAACCGAGCTGAGGGATGGGGATCAGATACACCTTGGGAGATTCCCCTTGAACTTCCTGAAGCTCCCTACCGATAAGGTCGTCCTCTCCGAGGAGAGGATGCTAATCGAGGAGGGAACGATCATCAAACCCCTCTCCGAGCTCTTCCCCTCCTTCAAAGAAGAAGCTGTCACCCCGGTCCCAAAGAAAGCACCACCTGAAGAGAAAAAAAGCGCCTTCTTCAGTATCCTCTCCCAGGTGGCAAAGGCGCTCATCTCCCTCGACTCCCTGGAGAAGATATTGAACGCGGTGATGGACCTCGTCTTTACCTACCTCCCTGCCGATCGTGGTTTCCTGATGCTCTACGATGAGGAGGGAAAACGGCTTATCCCCAAGGTGACGAGGCATCGTGAAGGGAAGAAGGGGGAGATCACCATCAGCAAGACGATGGCGGACAAGGTACTCAAGGAGAAGGTAGCCATCCTCACCGCCGACGCCCAGACAGACTCCCGGTTCGACAAGGCGGCAAGCATCCGCATCCACGGCATCCGTTCTGCGATGTGCGTTCCCCTATGGAATAAGGACGAGGTCATAGGATTGATCCATATCGACAGCGCGATGGAGAAAAATGTCTTCACCAGCGATGATCTGGAGCTCCTGAGTTCGTTAGCCAATTATGCGGCGGTAGCCATTCAGCGAGCACAGCTCACGGAGAAGGTAAAGCAGGAGATGAAAGTAAGAAGCAAGCTGGAACGTTACCACTCACCGCAGGTGGTAAACCGGATAATAAGCTCGCTTGAGAAAACCACTCACTACGAGCTGGCAGCGACGGAACGGGAGGCAACCATCCTTTTCTCCGACATCGCTGGCTTTTCCGCCTTCACCGAGCAGATGCCCCCTCACGAGGTCGCCCTCCTTCTGAACCGCTATTTCTCCTTGATGACCGAGGTCGTCTTCCATTATCAGGGAACCCTGGACAAGTATATAGGCGATGCCATTATGGCTGTATTCGGTGCTCCCTTCCCCCAGCCCGACCACGCGATAAGGGCAGCTGAGGTAGCACTTGAGATGCAGGAAAAGGTAAAAGAACTCAACGAGAAAGGCGATATGGAGGTTGAGCTCGCCATAAGGATAGGGATAAATACGGGAAAGGTGATCGCCGGAGATATCGGCTCGCCGAAGAGGATAGATTACACCGTTCTCGGAACCCCGGTCAATATCGCCTCCCGCCTTGAGGAGGAGGTAGCAGCACCAGGGGAGATAGTGGTGGGAGAGGAAACCTATAAACTAATCAAGGACAGGTTCCTCTTAGAACCCTTGGGTAAGAAGAAGCTCAGGGGGCTCAAAAAACCGGTTGAAAGCTACCGCCTCATCGGCAAAAAATAA
- a CDS encoding MFS transporter: protein MSKGERKIVAITTLSHGLTHMYIMLFIATNILMAKEFGLSLLRIGMVGTAAYFLFGFGSLPAGFLADKIGGRRVLFLALAGQAVASFMVGMSRGVLSLLLGMMLLGTFASFYHPSGLALISHSVRARERALGYHGMGGNLGMALSPLIAGVIGAKLGWRWVYLLFAIPGAVAAFLIWHTCIKGRERIFLDPPKAKGGESIKAFLPYLIPIYIVQVLGGLINNGSFVFLPKYFADRLGFRLGGESLMFGNFVTSGALLIGMVGQYMSGHLSSLFKSERVLPATLLLSTPFLFIAGFSRGALLVIALSLFSLTHFAFQPAGNTLIAKYSPVGARSRCYAVGLVLGFGMGSTASTLAGYISDNFGMNWIYPVMGGFSFLAFISGYVLYQVAKRRGRI, encoded by the coding sequence ATGAGTAAAGGGGAGAGAAAGATAGTCGCCATAACTACCCTTTCCCATGGCTTAACCCATATGTATATTATGCTCTTCATCGCCACCAATATATTGATGGCAAAGGAGTTTGGACTCTCCCTCCTCCGGATAGGTATGGTGGGAACCGCCGCCTACTTTCTCTTTGGTTTCGGCTCTCTTCCGGCTGGTTTCCTCGCTGACAAGATCGGAGGAAGAAGGGTTCTCTTCCTCGCCTTAGCGGGGCAGGCGGTCGCTTCGTTTATGGTTGGTATGTCCCGTGGGGTCCTCTCCCTTCTCCTCGGGATGATGCTCCTCGGCACCTTTGCCAGTTTCTATCATCCCTCGGGATTGGCTCTTATCTCCCACAGCGTGCGGGCGAGGGAACGGGCGCTTGGCTACCACGGTATGGGGGGAAACCTGGGAATGGCGCTTTCCCCTTTGATCGCCGGCGTTATCGGTGCTAAGCTCGGCTGGCGTTGGGTTTACCTTCTGTTTGCTATTCCAGGAGCGGTTGCCGCTTTTCTTATCTGGCATACTTGTATCAAGGGGAGGGAGCGTATCTTCCTGGACCCGCCGAAGGCGAAGGGTGGAGAGAGCATAAAGGCGTTTCTTCCCTACCTTATCCCTATTTACATCGTTCAGGTGTTAGGGGGACTGATAAACAATGGGAGCTTTGTCTTTCTCCCTAAGTATTTTGCTGATAGACTCGGCTTCAGACTGGGAGGAGAGAGCTTGATGTTCGGCAATTTCGTCACCTCGGGAGCCCTTCTCATCGGAATGGTGGGACAGTATATGAGCGGACATCTTTCTTCCTTGTTTAAGTCGGAGCGAGTTCTTCCCGCTACCCTTCTCCTTTCAACCCCGTTTCTGTTTATCGCGGGATTCAGTAGAGGGGCGCTTCTCGTTATAGCCCTTTCCCTTTTCTCCCTTACCCATTTCGCCTTTCAGCCGGCGGGGAATACCCTCATCGCCAAGTATTCACCCGTTGGGGCGAGGAGCAGGTGCTATGCTGTGGGATTGGTCCTTGGCTTCGGGATGGGTTCTACCGCCTCTACCTTAGCGGGCTATATCTCTGATAATTTTGGAATGAACTGGATTTATCCAGTGATGGGGGGGTTTTCCTTCCTCGCTTT